ctgcggatgccggaaatctgaaataaaaacagaaaatgcttgaaaaactcagcaggtctgacagcatctgtggagagaaacagagtgaatgttttgagtccgttCAGAgctttttgtttcagagttagaTAAATTTTGATTGACGGGAGTGAAggggttttgaggaggtgaggtgaggtggggtagtggggggaggcaggaaagtgagttgagaccacaaccagatcaaccataatcttattgagTGAAAGAGGAGGTTCAAAGGGTCAAATTACCTAATCCTGCCTTAAGGCCTATGTTCCGAAATCAACTCTAAGATCAGACTAGGTCAATTAATTAGTATAAAAATTATAGCTAATTTGATAATTGATCACAATATTACACTGTTCAATTAATTAATCAGATCTAGGAGGATAAAAGTTAAATTAAATAGCAAGGAATGGTAACACTGAAGGGATCTAAATTTTTACTAAAATTAACATCTGCAGAATACATAGATAATGGGTAAAGACATTTAATTTCCTGTAAAATAAAGTGACAACAGCTCAAAGGGAGCAGCTGACTGGTGAACACATATTAAAATCTGACGTTTATTTCTGCTAAATCAGTTAATGGTCCAATAAGGAAGGGCAGAGGAAGCTTCTGGTGGCCTGGATTCGGATCAGCCAAGTTCCTCTTGCAAAGAGCCAACATGGAAATTAACTTTTCCTGGAAATATAACTTGTCTGAATCTGTTCCCACTTTCTGGGGAGATTGCAAACTCAATCAGTTGggttgttggaggtggttcaagtCCCTCACTCCGCCCCTCTCTATAAATTGCGGAGTCCAGAGCGGTTCACAATCAGTTTACTCTCACTGACGCTGGGTCTGAGATGGAGTACAGAGCTGATCAAGTGATTATGAATCCCGGCACTTACCCGTACCAGGGACAGCAGCAGGTTCAGACCACCGTCGTTAACGTGGCCCCAAATGTGCTGCCCGTCCGGGACCACCTGCTCTGGTCTATCTTCAACTTCTTCTACCTGAATTTCTGCTGCCTCGGATTCGTGGCGCTGGTCTTCTCGGTCAAAGTGAGTGCGGGACCCGGGGAGACCCTGAGATCTCGGGGAGCGGGAACAGATCGCTGCAATGGGGGCACAGACTGGCAAAATTCTCAAGGGTTTTGTTAAAATGCACAGAGCTGTGATATCCCGGGTCTAATGTTCTGCATTTAATAATTGGAAAATCTCGCTGGGAAATCTCTGCGTCTGGTCAATAATTTATGTCTGTTTCTTAATCAGGAAACTATTACAGGCTGAACACATGTAATCTACAAAGTGTTACAGACTGAGTATCATAGAAACTTACAGTACAGAAAGACCGTTTGGCCCgtcgagcctgtgctggctctttgaaggagtccCTCACTCCTTTTTTACTGTCGGTAACTCTGTAAATTCCTCATTCCATGAATAATTTGGGGAAGGAACCTAAGAATCCGCTTCCAGCAGCTTTTCAGGTCGAATGTTCCAGATCGCAAcaactgagtgaaaacatttctcctcatgtcccctcaATGTTTCTTCAATAATTTTAAATCTCTAACCTCTTGGCTATTGACCAACTCACCAGAGGGAATCGTTTTTCTCTATCGAGTTTATCTCAAACCTTTATTCAGCCATCGTTTTAatttctttgctccaaggagaacagtcctaacttgCATTTCCATCACGCTTCGCAAAATCAcgaggtgctttacagccaattgagCAGCCACTTTTGTCGGAAAACAGGATGTTTACGCGGAGTGAAACTTTGCACAGCGTGTAGTTGAGGAAAAGATAAGCACGTTGAGGAGGAAGGAATAGAGAAATACGATAGGGGAGGTCGAGGATGTGAGGGAGCTTGTTTAGTGCATGAAAGTTAGAATTCAGCCCAAATGTTCTATGCTATGTTGTCAGTGCGGATGAAATTGGGTTCAAGCCCCATACCAGGACCGGAACCCACCTCCTTATAACAGCTGTGAGAGCTTCCAGTGTACCAAGATGCGACTTGCACACTATTTGGTTTGAGCTACATGGCATGGCATAACATAACATGATCCATTGGTACAGCCCAGTCCATCTGATCTACTCTCAGGGCGGACAACTTCTCACATTCTATTGTGAAAAACAATAGGGCAACATTTCTCCTGTACATTTCTAGATTGTTTTTGAAGTACAATTTAATTTTAAGCGCGAGGAAGCAAATCAGTTGCTCACATCAATGTCACTAACATAAGAGTTATTGTAAATAACCGGCTATTTGCGCTGCTTTGTCATTGGATGTAAATCACGGGCAATTAACTGTTCTCCTTTAATTCATTAAGCAATTATGTGACAAAATCCACTGGCATTTATTACCGGAAATTGTGCAatattgaagcatttttttaACGAGACTAAACTGGAGAACACAGTAATTCGAACAGTGTAAATGcccagataaaaacaaaactgcggatgctggaaattcaaaacaaaaacaattacctggaaaaactcgtctggcagcatcggcggagaagaagagttgacgtttcgattcctcatgactcttcaacagaactgagtgaatattagaagaggggtgaaatataagctggtttaaggttggggggggaggtgtggttgtagggacaagcaagcagtgataggagcagataatcaaaagatgtcacagacattgaaacaaagaagtgttgaagggtggtgatattatctaaacgaatgtgctaattaagaatggatggcagggcactcaaggtacagctctagtgagggtggggtggaaagactaacagggcatacaagatttaaaaataatggaaataggtgggaaaagaaaaatctatataaattattggagtgTAAATGCCCTTTTACTACAAGCACCTTGCACTGCCCTTTTCAGAGTTAGCAAACTTCAGGCACTGAATTATATTGTCCAGCTAGCATTGagattttcaaaacaaaaacagaattacctggaaaaactcagcaggtctggcagcatcggcggagaagaaaagagttgacgtttcgagtcctcatgacccttcgacagaacttgcgttcgagtccaagaaagagttgaaatattctgtcgaagggttcatgaggactcgaaacgctcGAACGCAAATTGAGATTTTCAAGTCTGGTTCAATGCATTCACACTTGTTTTCCTTTTAGTCCAGAGATCGGAAAGTTGTGGGAGATGCAGAAGGAGCTCGGCAATATGCGTCTACAGCCCGAGCACTCAACATTGCAACCACAGTGCTGAGTATCCTGGTCTTCGTAATCTTCATCGCGTTGCTATTCGCTGGCATTATTAGCCTGGGGAACATTAATCAACATCAACTTTCCTATGCAGCTGGGAAATGAAGCGAATGTGGCAGCACCTCATTTTTCACAGTGGAAGCTGTTTTGTGACCAAATTCTTTTCATACTCTCCCTTTATATTATTGCTTCCATAATAATGTATATGTAGTGGCATGTTTAAAGTAATCACCTCGCAACAGTACAGATTTCTTTTCTATAAAACGTGGCCGAGGTTTGGCTTTGATTGTATTAATAAAGCGATTGATAACAGGTTTAGGGACTCTTGAAGTTTAATGACAAGCTTGCCGCGTTCGATTGCAAAcatttgttcttgatcctttattTGGGGGGAAACCCTCGTACTTGCAATCACGTTACATTGAATGTGAATTACTGCCAAGTGGGACAATCTGGATGGAgcagctggtcttttcctgcctgatatgttcatatgtaaactGGACTGAACCGATTTCATTTCTGGTTGAGGTGTTCACAATCTAAGCGGCTTTGATAGCTTCCCTGGATGACTCATTTCCACCCATCAATGAGGTTAGAACGAGAGAGCAGCATctgcagaatcagctgtgcctgatttatcccaattttgttgatttggttttcatttaaaagattatctgcAGAATCAGAGTCTTCCCTCTGCTATGAGACCCTCGAATTCCCCAGTCTTATTGAAGACATTTCTGGCGATTTGATAATGGGATATCCTGCTTGTCGCACAACAGCTGCAAGTCCACAAGTTCAAGAATGAGGTCAGCTGTGATTGTTAGGGCGGGTGGTCGGGGGAGGAACTAAGAGTATGGAAGAAACGGGGAGGGGAAACATAGGGAGAAATTGATAGAAAGAAGAGGTGAAGAGAAATTGGGGGTAGAAATGGGTGTTGAGACGGAGAAACTGGAGGGCAGATGGGAGAAAGGGGGAggaactggggagagggagagtaacGGAGAAAAAGTGGAAGAAACTTGGGGTGGGAAGAGGGGAAAAGTAATAGAGGGGAAGAAATTGGGGAAATATGTTGAAAGcttggggtgggggcaagaggaggtgaaactgaagaaaacacgtgaggggaaggggagagagattgggtaaaGATGGGGGAAAATTGAGGGCAGATACTGGGAGGTAAGAGAAGACAAAATTGCAATGGAATGAATGGTAAAACTGAAGGGAAGGGGAGAAAGCTGGAAGGGAGGaactgggaggaggagggggaaactAAGGTAAAGGGTTGAGAAGCTTGGACGGGAATAAATCTGAGGATGGGATAAAAGGGTAGAAATGGGAAAAACTGGTGAGGAACTGGAGGGGAagatggggagagactgaggggaTAAAACTACAATGCTGGAAAAATTGGAACAAAATTGGGAGTAGGATGGGGAGAAACTGAGGGGGAAAGTAGGGGAGAAAatgggtgtgtggggatggagtgagaacTTGGGAGAAatgggaaaaggggaaaaatagcTAGAGGAGATTTAGGGATAGAAATTAGAGGTGAAGAGACTAGGGGGTTGGGTATTGTgggagagggcagttaagtgggGAAAATTGAGGAGAAACTTGAGGTAAGTGGAGTGAAACTAGAGGAAGTGGGGTAGAATTGTATGTGTGGAAAAGGGAGAGGAACTGGGTGGAGAGGAGATAGCAAAGAGAAAAAGCACCAGAAATTGGGGGAAAAACAGGAGTATGAGAAATTTCTGGAGAAATGGGGTAGATATAGGGGAAGTGTGAGAAATTGGGGAGAAACAGGAAAGGGGAAGAATATAATTTGcaagtacagaatttgagtattgctgaaaaaatgcattttgtcaaagcttttcattttgcactcaggaCAATTACAAGaatatcaatgtcaggggaagcagaaACTTTATACCATataaaaagagtgctgattggttagcaggtGGACTCTGATAGAGGTGTTGCcacagagaatgcaccagttaattgtgaatgacagttaactgctaagcatcgtttgtttgaaatttaaaccaggcagcttgactctggtcaaagcattgccctgaagaatgaaccagcgaatggctatcacttactttgtttagtgAAAGcacaatatgtgtacatgttctttttgtccACAAAGAaaagggtcctgtgtattaatatacgtagATAATATatttctttgcagacaaaaagaacatgtacacacattgtgcttgtttcaaccaaacaaaataagtaatagccattcactgctccattcctcagagtaatgccttgaccaatcagagtcaagctgcctggtttaaatttcaaacaatgcttggcaattaactaaCAGTAACcattaattggtgcattctccatggcaatgcctctaccaatcagagaccacttgccaaccaatcagcacgctCTTCTCACCCagcataaagttgttgcttcccctgacattggcattcttgtgactgtcctgatcagtgcaagaggaaaagcttcaaTAAAATGTCTTTTCCAGCAAAGGGGAAAAAATTGTGCAGCAAAATTGGGTGATGAGTGGGATAATCTGGGAACAGTAATGAACAAGAGGGGTGAAACTTGGAAGAAATATATAAGGAAAAAATAGGGATGGCGAATGGGGAGAAACTAGGGGGAGAAATTGGGGTGTGAAGAGGGGGAGAAATTGGGGTGTGAAGAGGGTGGGAAACCGGGGGAAAGGGaagaaggggaagagggagacaAATGGAAGGAGGGGGAAAAGGAAGAGAAATTTGAGGGGGAGAAAGTGGGTGCTGAAACTGGGggcaagagagggagaaatggggGAAGTGGAGGAGcaactgggattgtgcaagaatAAGAGAAAtgggggaagagggtgagaaAATGGGGAAATTGGGGGATGGGGAAAGGGTGAGAAATTGGGAGGAAGGGATGAAGCAAGGAGAAATTGGGggattggggagtggggtgacattagggggaaggggagaaaataGGGGATTGGGAAGAGGCAGAGAAACTGAAGGGGAGAAATGGGATCAAGAAGGGACCAATTGGGGCAAGAGGGGGAAAAGTAAGGGGGAAGATGGTAGGAAATTGGGAAGTGGTGcacccatgcaatcttcaggtcggtgcacaggcacaatgggcaggcgggtaggacacatttgtataaagctcatccacaggcgggataagaggggtcatgagtgtgctctctcaagtattgatttttcaaagtttttgcaacttgcctgtgtgatctgtaatacttcaaaacacataccagctgctttgcctgaactcttaaccctcaggtcagcactctgcagtgaggaatcttttttagGCCTGCATGTCTCTGGAAACCTTCCTAtcacctgggaatgggagctgactggaggcacctcctctgaggcgcaagggagggctagaagggggaggaggccagaagtgcatattcagcctccagggaagggcaggcgcaggcacaagtccaaggcagaaggggccgcagaagatgccactattctgctgtcagggtttacaggcggcgaagcagctacctcaatatgtctgagatgcagtgccgaaagaggctctgtctctcaagggagacagtcagctatatctgtcagatgtttTGTCCTGAGCTGTCCACTAACTATGTGGTTGGGcatcccatgtcagtggctctaaaggtcacagctgccctcaatttctatgccactgggctcttccaggggtcggtgcatgatctttgcagtgtcttccaatcagctgtccacacttgtatcaaacaggttacagacctctgttcaggcatgcattgaccttcatccacttccattgggaccaggcgaGCTAGACACAGCAAGCtggaggcttcacagccattgctgacttccctcgcatccagggtgcaatagactgcacacatgtggccatcaaggcgccaacaggtgagcccggtgccttcgtcaacaaggaagggcttccactccatgaacgtacagatagtgtgtgatcacaggatgctgattctacaagtcagtgcaagatacccaggcagctcccatgatgcctacatcctcagaccttcccaggtgctggggctcttcagtgctccagcccggctggatagatggctgcagggtgacaagggctatcacctcagaaggtgactcatgatgccacaacatccaagaacagaagctgagcagcagtacaataggagcctcagctccacaagggctgtggtggagagaaccatcagtcttctcaagatgcgcatccaatgcctggaccgctcgggggtgcactccagtaccctccaggttatgtgtcattgatagtggttgcatgctgtgttctccacaatctggcgctggaaagggggggatgctATGGACGATGAAGATGCCAACGCAGTTGctccagctgcacacgatgagtccagcagtgaatccgaggatgagcacatgcagggaaatgctgagggggtagacgctgacctgagCATActgcaaggaggcagggacacccaggaggctttagtccaatgaaccttcagctagcacaccacatatggacctccagatgaagcctgggctgtaggctccatacttgatgccaaatcttccaggttaggaacagtaactaagggcctttttaataaagctgaatgtcccacaaagcactcgtAACATAtatggaaaccatacacatgcagaagaaaagaggcaccctcagtcatggtcacatgtctaaaattaaaatcaggcaaagaaacttaatgaaacaaaatgacatatgtgttccaattcaaagcaaatcataaagacctcatctcaggccaacacaaaagcaccagtgataaacccgtggtgtgccaaaggtgccttatgtttttgtttcttggtgctgcatcttggtgctgccccatcgctcagagaggcttgtgagacagcttgctgactctgctgtcctgttggcctcaatgatctTGGCgagcgtcctctggcccgtgaagcctgtgctgggcccgcctgggagggagctgccagttccacagctggcatctccccagttgtcgcagcctcactggatgctacggtcactgggagaggggtggaggagctgccaccctcatctgaagcgccctgagaggtgcccgcagagacgacaggcggCTGCGGCActgatgtgaggtcacttcggacctccctgttcactatggatggatgggcaccaagctgggaaacttggtgcccacgtcatctcccacactggcactgaccagttgaGGTCAATGCTAATTTGAggacttgctggtcagagcacatccccatgGAGCCctaatgggtctcctggaggagcctcttcacaagagttgccactctctccatggaggacgcatggtgctcggacatgaggctcattgcttcagcgatcgtccacatagactcctccatcacggacaccaagtcaagcatagcctcatgtatagtccctcagatgctcccgcacacccagccacATTTCATGCCTTTGCTGCATAGCGGACGACCCCAGAGGCAtgtcatcaggcaccaactgagcatatgcctggtcccctgcagtcctccgactgctggcgccatgggcactctctgtatctgccagctcctccagcaactgtgaagtgccctcaccgctatgCACTGGGATATTAGCCAATGTTTTAACTCCCACCgagatgctagtatctgcactggtgcttgcctggcagagatggtgtaacGCTGGTGAAATTTCAaggccctcaggtgtgaaagggggcctctgctgctcctcctcccagccctgctctgttgatgctgaaaggaaggacaAGGATCAGTTCATGTGGAGACAaagtcaatgtgcatccctgtcccctagatcattatgcgctcatccttccataagcaatggtcaagccatgttgtaaaattaaatcactgaacattcagcactgctatggctgttgggagaacaatggtaacctcacacaaaaacaaaaatagctggaaaaactcagcaggtctgacagcatctgcggagaggaatacagttaacgtttcaagtctgtatgactcttcatcagaactaaggaaatatagaaatgaggtgaaatataagctggttgagcgGGATGGGACatatagagctggatagagggccagtgataggtggagattgccagaagatgtcatagacaaaaggacaaaggggtgttgatggtggtgatattagctaaggaatgtgctaatggtgacattaagggtagaaagcaggacgagcaagtgacagatagtcctagtgggg
This sequence is a window from Carcharodon carcharias isolate sCarCar2 chromosome 10, sCarCar2.pri, whole genome shotgun sequence. Protein-coding genes within it:
- the LOC121283213 gene encoding dispanin subfamily A member 2b-like: MEYRADQVIMNPGTYPYQGQQQVQTTVVNVAPNVLPVRDHLLWSIFNFFYLNFCCLGFVALVFSVKSRDRKVVGDAEGARQYASTARALNIATTVLSILVFVIFIALLFAGIISLGNINQHQLSYAAGK